A part of Bufo bufo chromosome 7, aBufBuf1.1, whole genome shotgun sequence genomic DNA contains:
- the LOC121008192 gene encoding up-regulator of cell proliferation-like isoform X1 — MERLREVFQKILQSNQSSLGQEVETLLHYTLRHDDLEQTDDPRDKVQEVLNILLDAGEDACRGFLENMNKNSDLFPRILHILKEPSGDKAMFELAVEDLGLGEFLQHKLTLSSVQSLLCGELSNVSCHSMKDISMNFLRHLMALNMQEAFRSVNFNREAAHSEQKTSDNISGCVHPLDVLCALLHCSDNFLRKEIIRRMSMCQVPVPLLLPAGEYRDGTFLLWAMRGVMKPSINHSAFIEDSVVNIPLPVFSFISLGECRCKSIAKIIHQTLPKVQQRNQDDVMRWGDMPRCLSDGLVEISWYFPSDQTDLTLLNAPFAVTNLYGDLQSNMKQFHFLTNVSSAVFILAENMTDQQWNLLLKAEGDKKNYYFIVQDQLNQHSSRFCNQFSDFGLDKQNVLVESHENFQENLQLILRNIMQSSPKQMTLSEMSLVASKLDFCSDENQPGCEYARLHSLDLTTDIINAAEYNEGNIKQQKNLKMQISEIEKEVCRLRDQGELHTMDYKSKLMNMYDLQVKNCNNHSDIMTNLCYTFTFMNKEEQKYFLQWIKFQTFSTSSTVSEIIQEDVFCKIAQMYEAEVITGSTEETTRLFAKCPEAAADLLLQGIPLELIDGDTPNIHLKWITDVLSELDTRTKGKCRMRVISVLGVQGTGKSTLLNTMFGLQFPMTHRQCTRGAVMSLIKVEEKDLGCDYLVVIDCEGLRDLDRASAEDSFDHDNELATLVVGLSDFAIINMALGSTSEMLDILQIVVHALLRMKATGQNPNCLLVYQIIKGASPEDITMIEDEEMLHLQIEKNSNFLQYNDTIECNILDGYWTIPPFDLETSCYSTKVVELKQYLLQEIKYISQPGSFRDVQSFAGDIKALWNSVKYENYIFRFKNILEGKIYTELYERFLELEWNLCTKMHRRWATLEDWAYEQPAGELHTSSLVQDVLRMLNEETIMMQDSLQVYFTENSEDTHSYIARKFEVEFMEKMKNLKSQMEANYMTKCSIFKPLRLGLENTIVEDFSREEQDPAETNIDVTSYWNNSLAKYKSMILKHHNVEETFLQLLRQDMRTKGSLVTELIHNISSLSEYVPADFTYDVNYVNKSFLRGKCDHMENCLACHNKRLSTIRFLFEKSYKYVQKVVESETVYDPLHGMTLLNMVNKVIRDDTVPYAVLFELNLKLQILAQSAPHFQKMHDDFLGVCSKQVVDHGAEGINYLEQILQDKRIAKNYCQDWLRPAVELKVKKMFRQRFTNEYTNHMCAMMKSRRRPTEASRELRCVHHAPVEDTLENFCNRYTDRNEIQILLANIISSVIEDIRKVLNHPDVLKSGNVRDLLASVWSVLEDGISGGRDNIANAPFCVPVSSVQCSSYLDFFVKKIEKQIQEEFGSKSIEELYMGCS, encoded by the exons ATGGAGAGACTGCGCGAAGTCTTCCAGAAAATTCTCCAATCAAATCAGTCCAGTCTGGGACAGGAGGTGGAAACGTTGCTCCATTATACCCTCAGACATGATGACCTGGAGCAGACGGACGATCCCAGGGACAAAGTACAAGAAGTCCTCAACATATTACTTGACGCAGGGGAAGACGCTTGTCGAGGATTTTTGGAAAATATGAACAAAAATTCTGATTTGTTTCCCCGGATTCTGCATATCCTGAAGGAGCCAAGCGGTG aCAAGGCAATGTTCGAGCTGGCAGTTGAAGACTTGGGTCTAGGTGAATTTCTCCAACACAAGCTGACACTTTCCAGTGTCCAGAGTCTTCTTTGTGGAGAACTATCCAATGTTTCCTGTCATTCCATGAAGGACATTTCTATGAACTTTCTAAGACATCTCATGGCATTGAATATGCAAGAAGCTTTCAGAAGCGTTAACTTCAACCGTGAAGCTGCTCATTCAGAGCAGAAAACTTCAGACAACATATCAGGATGCGTCCACCCTTTAGATGTTCTCTGCGCTCTCCTCCATTGCTCGGACAATTTTCTACGAAAAGAGATTATACGGCGGATGTCCATGTGCCAGGTGCCTGTTCCTCTGCTGCTTCCTGCTGGTGAATACAGAGACGGCACATTTCTGTTGTGGGCAATGAGAGGTGTTATGAAACCATCGATCAACCATAGTGCATTTATTGAAGACAGTGTAGTGAACATCCCTTTGCCAGTTTTTTCCTTCATAAGTCTAGGTGAATGTAGATGTAAGTCCATAGCCAAGATTATCCATCAAACTCTACCGAAAGTTCAACAGAGAAATCAGGATGATGTGATGCGTTGGGGTGATATGCCAAGATGTCTCTCAGATGGTTTGGTGGAAATATCTTGGTATTTCCCTTCTGACCAAACAGACTTGACGCTACTCaatgcaccttttgcagtgaccaACCTATATGGAGACTTGCAATCCAATATGAAGCAGTTCCACTTTTTAACAAATGTGTCCTCTGCAGTGTTCATACTTGCAGAAAATATGACTGATCAACAGTGGAACCTGTTATTAAAGGCCGAGGGAGATAAGAAAAATTACTATTTCATAGTTCAAGACCAACTCAACCAACATTCAAGCAGGTTTTGTAACCAATTTTCAGACTTCGGATTAGATAAGCAGAATGTTCTGGTGGAATCTCATGAGAACTTTCAAGAAAACTTACAGCTTATCCTAAGAAATATAATGCAAAGTTCTCCTAAACAGATGACACTGAGCGAAATGTCGCTGGTGGCCTCAAAACTTGACTTCTGTAGTGATGAAAACCAACCTGGCTGTGAGTATGCAAGATTGCACTCTCTGGACCTCACCACCGATATTATAAATGCAGCAGAATATAACGAAGGAAACATAAAGCAGCAGAAAAATCTAAAAATGCAAATCTCAGAAATCGAAAAAGAGGTATGTCGACTGAGAGACCAAGGAGAACTTCACACAATGGACTATAAATCCAAGCTAATGAATATGTATGATCTCCAAGTTAAAAATTGCAATAATCACAGTGATATAATGACCAATCTATGTTACACATTTACTTTCATGAACAAAGAAGAGCAAAAATATTTCCTTCAATGGATAAAGTTTCAAACATTCTCCACAAGCTCCACAGTAAGTGAGATAATACAAGAAGATGTGTTTTGTAAGATTGCACAGATGTATGAAGCAGAAGTTATCACAGGAAGCACAGAAGAAACGACAAGACTGTTTGCTAAATGTCCTGAAGCAGCTGCAGATCTCCTCCTTCAAGGAATTCCGCTTGAGCTTATTGATGGAGACACCCCCAACATACACCTGAAGTGGATCACTGATGTCCTGTCAGAGCTGGACACCAGAACAAAAGGGAAATGCAGAATGAGAGTGATATCTGTACTAGGGGTTCAAGGGACAGGGAAGTCCACTCTGCTGAACACCATGTTTGGTCTACAGTTCCCTATGACCCATAGACAATGCACACGAGGAGCTGTAATGAGTCTTATTAAGGTGGAAGAGAAAGACTTAGGCTGTGACTACCTTGTGGTGATTGACTGTGAAGGATTACGAGATCTTGATAGGGCTTCAGCTGAGGACAGCTTTGATCATGACAATGAGTTGGCGACACTGGTGGTTGGGTTGAGTGATTTTGCAATAATCAACATGGCTTTGGGAAGTACCTCAGAAATGCTAGATATACTGCAGATTGTGGTTCATGCATTACTAAGGATGAAAGCAACTGGGCAAAATCCCAACTGTCTGTTGGTCTATCAGATTATCAAAGGGGCATCTCCTGAAGACATAACCATGATAGAAGACGAGGAAATGCTACATCTACAAATTGAAAAAAACAGCAACTTCCTCCAGTATAATGATACCATAGAATGCAACATTTTGGATGGTTACTGGACCATTCCTCCCTTTGATCTTGAAACTTCTTGTTATAGTACCAAAGTTGTAGAGTTAAAACAATATCTACTGCAAGAGataaaatatatatctcaacccgGCAGCTTTCGCGATGTGCAGAGCTTTGCTGGTGATATCAAGGCTCTATGGAATTCAGTGAAATATGAAAATTACATCTTCAGATTCAAGAATATTTTAGAAGGAAAGATATACACTGAGCTCTATGAAAGGTTCCTGGAACTGGAATGGAATCTGTGTACAAAAATGCACAGGAGGTGGGCCACCCTAGAAGACTGGGCCTACGAACAACCTGCTGGTGAACTGCATACAAGTTCATTAGTCCAAGATGTATTGAGAATGCTTAATGAAGAGACAATAATGATGCAAGACTCCTTACAGGTCTATTTCACAGAAAATTCTGAAGATACACATTCTTACATAGCAAGGAAGTTTGAAGTTGAGTTTATGGAGAAGATGAAAAACCTCAAGAGTCAGATGGAAGCTAACTACATGACAAAGTGCTCCATATTTAAACCTTTAAGGTTGGGATTAGAAAATACAATTGTGGAGGATTTCTCCCGAGAAGAACAGGACCCTGCTGAAACTAACATCGATGTGACATCCTACTGGAATAATTCTTTAGCCAAATATAAGTCCATGATACTGAAGCATCATAATGTCGAGGAAACATTTTTACAACTCCTGAGACAAGATATGAGGACTAAAGGGAGCTTAGTCACAGAACTCATCCACAATATCAGCAGTTTGTCAGAATATGTTCCTGCAGATTTCACATATGATGTAAACTATGTCAACAAATCTTTTTTGCGGGGGAAATGTGACCACATGGAAAACTGTCTAGCCTGCCACAACAAAAGGCTCAGCACCATCAGGTTCTTATTTGAGAAATCTTATAAATATGTCCAGAAAGTGGTTGAGTCAGAAACAGTGTATGACCCGCTGCATGGCATGACCCTGCTGAACATGGTTAATAAAGTGATCCGTGACGACACCGTGCCTTACGCAGTCCTGTTTGAACTAAATCTCAAGCTCCAAATTTTGGCACAATCTGCTCCACATTTTCAGAAGATGCATGATGACTTCTTAGGAGTATGTTCTAAACAGGTTGTTGACCACGGAGCGGAAGGAATAAATTACCTAGAGCAAATACTACAAGATAAAAGGATTGCCAAAAACTATTGTCAAGATTGGTTGAGGCCGGCGGTGGAACTAAAAGTCAAGAAAATGTTCAGACAAAGATTTACCAATGAATATACAAACCATATGTGTGCAATGATGAAGAGCAGGCGGAGGCCCACTGAGGCTTCACGTGAACTGAGGTGCGTTCATCATGCTCCAGTAGAAGACACTCTGGAGAATTTTTGTAATCGTTACACAGATCGAAATGAGATTCAGATCCTATTAGCAAACATCATTTCTTCAGTTATAGAGGACATCAGGAAGGTGCTAAACCACCCAGACGTCCTGAAAAGTGGGAATGTTAGGGACCTCTTAGCATCAGTGTGGTCAGTACTGGAAGATGGAATATCAGGTGGAAGAGATAATATTGCGAATGCCCCTTTCTGTGTCCCTGTATCGAGTGTTCAATGCTCTTCCTATCTtgacttttttgtaaaaaaaatagaaaaacaaattCAGGAAGAATTCGGTTCCAAGAGCATCGAGGAGCTTTACATGGGGTGCTCTTAA
- the LOC121008192 gene encoding up-regulator of cell proliferation-like isoform X2, whose protein sequence is MESAPPGDKAMFELAVEDLGLGEFLQHKLTLSSVQSLLCGELSNVSCHSMKDISMNFLRHLMALNMQEAFRSVNFNREAAHSEQKTSDNISGCVHPLDVLCALLHCSDNFLRKEIIRRMSMCQVPVPLLLPAGEYRDGTFLLWAMRGVMKPSINHSAFIEDSVVNIPLPVFSFISLGECRCKSIAKIIHQTLPKVQQRNQDDVMRWGDMPRCLSDGLVEISWYFPSDQTDLTLLNAPFAVTNLYGDLQSNMKQFHFLTNVSSAVFILAENMTDQQWNLLLKAEGDKKNYYFIVQDQLNQHSSRFCNQFSDFGLDKQNVLVESHENFQENLQLILRNIMQSSPKQMTLSEMSLVASKLDFCSDENQPGCEYARLHSLDLTTDIINAAEYNEGNIKQQKNLKMQISEIEKEVCRLRDQGELHTMDYKSKLMNMYDLQVKNCNNHSDIMTNLCYTFTFMNKEEQKYFLQWIKFQTFSTSSTVSEIIQEDVFCKIAQMYEAEVITGSTEETTRLFAKCPEAAADLLLQGIPLELIDGDTPNIHLKWITDVLSELDTRTKGKCRMRVISVLGVQGTGKSTLLNTMFGLQFPMTHRQCTRGAVMSLIKVEEKDLGCDYLVVIDCEGLRDLDRASAEDSFDHDNELATLVVGLSDFAIINMALGSTSEMLDILQIVVHALLRMKATGQNPNCLLVYQIIKGASPEDITMIEDEEMLHLQIEKNSNFLQYNDTIECNILDGYWTIPPFDLETSCYSTKVVELKQYLLQEIKYISQPGSFRDVQSFAGDIKALWNSVKYENYIFRFKNILEGKIYTELYERFLELEWNLCTKMHRRWATLEDWAYEQPAGELHTSSLVQDVLRMLNEETIMMQDSLQVYFTENSEDTHSYIARKFEVEFMEKMKNLKSQMEANYMTKCSIFKPLRLGLENTIVEDFSREEQDPAETNIDVTSYWNNSLAKYKSMILKHHNVEETFLQLLRQDMRTKGSLVTELIHNISSLSEYVPADFTYDVNYVNKSFLRGKCDHMENCLACHNKRLSTIRFLFEKSYKYVQKVVESETVYDPLHGMTLLNMVNKVIRDDTVPYAVLFELNLKLQILAQSAPHFQKMHDDFLGVCSKQVVDHGAEGINYLEQILQDKRIAKNYCQDWLRPAVELKVKKMFRQRFTNEYTNHMCAMMKSRRRPTEASRELRCVHHAPVEDTLENFCNRYTDRNEIQILLANIISSVIEDIRKVLNHPDVLKSGNVRDLLASVWSVLEDGISGGRDNIANAPFCVPVSSVQCSSYLDFFVKKIEKQIQEEFGSKSIEELYMGCS, encoded by the exons ATGGAGAGTGCGCCCCCTGGAG aCAAGGCAATGTTCGAGCTGGCAGTTGAAGACTTGGGTCTAGGTGAATTTCTCCAACACAAGCTGACACTTTCCAGTGTCCAGAGTCTTCTTTGTGGAGAACTATCCAATGTTTCCTGTCATTCCATGAAGGACATTTCTATGAACTTTCTAAGACATCTCATGGCATTGAATATGCAAGAAGCTTTCAGAAGCGTTAACTTCAACCGTGAAGCTGCTCATTCAGAGCAGAAAACTTCAGACAACATATCAGGATGCGTCCACCCTTTAGATGTTCTCTGCGCTCTCCTCCATTGCTCGGACAATTTTCTACGAAAAGAGATTATACGGCGGATGTCCATGTGCCAGGTGCCTGTTCCTCTGCTGCTTCCTGCTGGTGAATACAGAGACGGCACATTTCTGTTGTGGGCAATGAGAGGTGTTATGAAACCATCGATCAACCATAGTGCATTTATTGAAGACAGTGTAGTGAACATCCCTTTGCCAGTTTTTTCCTTCATAAGTCTAGGTGAATGTAGATGTAAGTCCATAGCCAAGATTATCCATCAAACTCTACCGAAAGTTCAACAGAGAAATCAGGATGATGTGATGCGTTGGGGTGATATGCCAAGATGTCTCTCAGATGGTTTGGTGGAAATATCTTGGTATTTCCCTTCTGACCAAACAGACTTGACGCTACTCaatgcaccttttgcagtgaccaACCTATATGGAGACTTGCAATCCAATATGAAGCAGTTCCACTTTTTAACAAATGTGTCCTCTGCAGTGTTCATACTTGCAGAAAATATGACTGATCAACAGTGGAACCTGTTATTAAAGGCCGAGGGAGATAAGAAAAATTACTATTTCATAGTTCAAGACCAACTCAACCAACATTCAAGCAGGTTTTGTAACCAATTTTCAGACTTCGGATTAGATAAGCAGAATGTTCTGGTGGAATCTCATGAGAACTTTCAAGAAAACTTACAGCTTATCCTAAGAAATATAATGCAAAGTTCTCCTAAACAGATGACACTGAGCGAAATGTCGCTGGTGGCCTCAAAACTTGACTTCTGTAGTGATGAAAACCAACCTGGCTGTGAGTATGCAAGATTGCACTCTCTGGACCTCACCACCGATATTATAAATGCAGCAGAATATAACGAAGGAAACATAAAGCAGCAGAAAAATCTAAAAATGCAAATCTCAGAAATCGAAAAAGAGGTATGTCGACTGAGAGACCAAGGAGAACTTCACACAATGGACTATAAATCCAAGCTAATGAATATGTATGATCTCCAAGTTAAAAATTGCAATAATCACAGTGATATAATGACCAATCTATGTTACACATTTACTTTCATGAACAAAGAAGAGCAAAAATATTTCCTTCAATGGATAAAGTTTCAAACATTCTCCACAAGCTCCACAGTAAGTGAGATAATACAAGAAGATGTGTTTTGTAAGATTGCACAGATGTATGAAGCAGAAGTTATCACAGGAAGCACAGAAGAAACGACAAGACTGTTTGCTAAATGTCCTGAAGCAGCTGCAGATCTCCTCCTTCAAGGAATTCCGCTTGAGCTTATTGATGGAGACACCCCCAACATACACCTGAAGTGGATCACTGATGTCCTGTCAGAGCTGGACACCAGAACAAAAGGGAAATGCAGAATGAGAGTGATATCTGTACTAGGGGTTCAAGGGACAGGGAAGTCCACTCTGCTGAACACCATGTTTGGTCTACAGTTCCCTATGACCCATAGACAATGCACACGAGGAGCTGTAATGAGTCTTATTAAGGTGGAAGAGAAAGACTTAGGCTGTGACTACCTTGTGGTGATTGACTGTGAAGGATTACGAGATCTTGATAGGGCTTCAGCTGAGGACAGCTTTGATCATGACAATGAGTTGGCGACACTGGTGGTTGGGTTGAGTGATTTTGCAATAATCAACATGGCTTTGGGAAGTACCTCAGAAATGCTAGATATACTGCAGATTGTGGTTCATGCATTACTAAGGATGAAAGCAACTGGGCAAAATCCCAACTGTCTGTTGGTCTATCAGATTATCAAAGGGGCATCTCCTGAAGACATAACCATGATAGAAGACGAGGAAATGCTACATCTACAAATTGAAAAAAACAGCAACTTCCTCCAGTATAATGATACCATAGAATGCAACATTTTGGATGGTTACTGGACCATTCCTCCCTTTGATCTTGAAACTTCTTGTTATAGTACCAAAGTTGTAGAGTTAAAACAATATCTACTGCAAGAGataaaatatatatctcaacccgGCAGCTTTCGCGATGTGCAGAGCTTTGCTGGTGATATCAAGGCTCTATGGAATTCAGTGAAATATGAAAATTACATCTTCAGATTCAAGAATATTTTAGAAGGAAAGATATACACTGAGCTCTATGAAAGGTTCCTGGAACTGGAATGGAATCTGTGTACAAAAATGCACAGGAGGTGGGCCACCCTAGAAGACTGGGCCTACGAACAACCTGCTGGTGAACTGCATACAAGTTCATTAGTCCAAGATGTATTGAGAATGCTTAATGAAGAGACAATAATGATGCAAGACTCCTTACAGGTCTATTTCACAGAAAATTCTGAAGATACACATTCTTACATAGCAAGGAAGTTTGAAGTTGAGTTTATGGAGAAGATGAAAAACCTCAAGAGTCAGATGGAAGCTAACTACATGACAAAGTGCTCCATATTTAAACCTTTAAGGTTGGGATTAGAAAATACAATTGTGGAGGATTTCTCCCGAGAAGAACAGGACCCTGCTGAAACTAACATCGATGTGACATCCTACTGGAATAATTCTTTAGCCAAATATAAGTCCATGATACTGAAGCATCATAATGTCGAGGAAACATTTTTACAACTCCTGAGACAAGATATGAGGACTAAAGGGAGCTTAGTCACAGAACTCATCCACAATATCAGCAGTTTGTCAGAATATGTTCCTGCAGATTTCACATATGATGTAAACTATGTCAACAAATCTTTTTTGCGGGGGAAATGTGACCACATGGAAAACTGTCTAGCCTGCCACAACAAAAGGCTCAGCACCATCAGGTTCTTATTTGAGAAATCTTATAAATATGTCCAGAAAGTGGTTGAGTCAGAAACAGTGTATGACCCGCTGCATGGCATGACCCTGCTGAACATGGTTAATAAAGTGATCCGTGACGACACCGTGCCTTACGCAGTCCTGTTTGAACTAAATCTCAAGCTCCAAATTTTGGCACAATCTGCTCCACATTTTCAGAAGATGCATGATGACTTCTTAGGAGTATGTTCTAAACAGGTTGTTGACCACGGAGCGGAAGGAATAAATTACCTAGAGCAAATACTACAAGATAAAAGGATTGCCAAAAACTATTGTCAAGATTGGTTGAGGCCGGCGGTGGAACTAAAAGTCAAGAAAATGTTCAGACAAAGATTTACCAATGAATATACAAACCATATGTGTGCAATGATGAAGAGCAGGCGGAGGCCCACTGAGGCTTCACGTGAACTGAGGTGCGTTCATCATGCTCCAGTAGAAGACACTCTGGAGAATTTTTGTAATCGTTACACAGATCGAAATGAGATTCAGATCCTATTAGCAAACATCATTTCTTCAGTTATAGAGGACATCAGGAAGGTGCTAAACCACCCAGACGTCCTGAAAAGTGGGAATGTTAGGGACCTCTTAGCATCAGTGTGGTCAGTACTGGAAGATGGAATATCAGGTGGAAGAGATAATATTGCGAATGCCCCTTTCTGTGTCCCTGTATCGAGTGTTCAATGCTCTTCCTATCTtgacttttttgtaaaaaaaatagaaaaacaaattCAGGAAGAATTCGGTTCCAAGAGCATCGAGGAGCTTTACATGGGGTGCTCTTAA